A stretch of the Notamacropus eugenii isolate mMacEug1 chromosome 2, mMacEug1.pri_v2, whole genome shotgun sequence genome encodes the following:
- the OR6Q1 gene encoding olfactory receptor 6Q1, producing MQPYLGNWTLVSEFVMMGFAGIQEACHLFFILFLTMYLFTMVENLAIILVVSLDHRLQRPMYFFLTHLSCLEIWYTSVTVPKMLSGFIGPAEGKTISYAGCLSQLFIFTFLGATECFLLAVMAYDRYVAICEPLRYAAIVSWGTCIRLAVASWLLGFLTPILPIYLMSQITFCSSNVIDHFFCDASPLLALSCSDVTLKETTDFLISLAVLLASSTVIAVSYGNIVWTLLHIHSAAGRHKAFSTCAAHLTVVSLFYGTLFFMYVRTKVTSSRNFNKVVSVFYSIVTPMLNPLIYSLRNKEVKGALGRALSLKLFKGS from the coding sequence ATGCAACCTTACTTGGGGAACTGGACCCTGGTGTCTGAATTTGTCATGATGGGCTTTGCTGGTATCCAAGAAGCCTGCCATCTTTTTTTCATACTCTTCCTTACCATGTACCTGTTCACCATGGTAGAGAATTTGGCCATTATCCTTGTGGTAAGCTTAGACCACAGGCTCCAGAGGCCCATGTACTTCTTTCTGACGCACCTCTCTTGCCTAGAAATATGGTATACTTCTGTCACCGTGCCCAAGATGCTGTCAGGATTCATTGGGCCAGCTGAAGGCAAGACAATCTCCTATGCTGGCTGTCTGTCCCAGCTATTCATCTTTACCTTTCTTGGTGCCACAGAGTGTTTTCTGCTCGCCGTCATGGCCTATGACCGGTACGTGGCCATCTGTGAGCCTCTCCGTTATGCAGCTATAGTCTCCTGGGGTACCTGCATCCGTCTGGCTGTTGCCTCCTGGCTGCTGGGTTTCCTCACCCCCATCCTGCCCATTTACCTCATGTCCCAGATCACTTTCTGCAGCTCGAATGTCATCGATCACTTCTTCTGCGATGCATCTCCCCTGCTGGCACTCTCATGCTCTGATGTCACCCTCAAGGAGACAACTGACTTTCTGATCTCACTGGCCGTGCTTCTGGCTTCCTCCACAGTCATTGCTGTATCCTATGGCAACATTGTCTGGACATTGCTGCACATCCACTCGGCAGCAGGACGCCATAAGGCTTTCTCCACCTGTGCTGCCCACCTGACAGTTGTAAGCCTTTTCTATGGGACACTTTTCTTCATGTATGTCCGGACAAAGGTGACCTCCTCTAGGAACTTCAACAAGGTGGTTTCAGTGTTCTATTCCATCGTCACACCCATGCTCAACCCCCTCATCTATAGCCTCCGAAACAAGGAAGTAAAGGGGGCCCTGGGCCGAGCCTTGTCCCTCAAATTGTttaaagggtcatga